The window TTCCAGAGCTATCCTACCTTCGACACGACCTCGATTTATTCGGTCTTTGCCGTCGACCGGTACCAGGAAGCCCTGTTCCGGGTAGATTACACCATCAACGACATGGTTTCGGTTAACGGTGGCTATACTCGCGAGTTTTTCGAAGAGGATGGAGTTTCCAACGTCTATCACGTCGGGGTTGGGCTGCGCCCCATCGAACCCCTGCGTCTTAACGTCGAGTATGACAATCGCCAGGGTTACAACGGCAGCCTGAGCGGCGTCATGGTCGATGCCGCCTACGATCTGAACGGCAAGTTCGAACTGGCGGGCGGTTTTACCTATGACGCCTACCAGCGCGACAGTCTTACCAATGAGGAGATCGCCCGTCGCTACTGGTTGGGAGGAAAGTACAAACTCGCCAAGAACATGGCCGTATCGGGCCGGATTCAGAACGACGTGAACGTTCATTACGAGGAAAACGTCAGCGGCCGGCTGGGGTTTGACTATGACTTCTAGAAAGGAGGGACACCTGTGAAGAAGTTTTGTTTTCTGATTTTCATCGGCGTGCTTTCCGTTCTGTATGTCCAGCAGGCGGCAGCCCAGAAGCAGTCCCACAAGGACTATGCGGATATGAAGCTGTCCGATTGCAATGACTGCCACAAAAGCGAAGGGATAGCGCCCAACCATGATGCCGACTGGGTTCGGGGGCATCGTACAGTGGCGAGTCGTGCTGGCCATAATTGCGGAGAGTGCCATAAGCAGTCGTTCTGTCTTGACTGTCATTCGGGTGGCGGCATTGATGCCAAACTCGAAACAGATGCGGCACGGTTGAATTACATTCCCAAGAGTCACCGCAGCGATTTCATCAGCATCCATCCGATCAAGGCCCAGGATAACCCGCAATCCTGCAAGCGCTGTCACGATCAGAAATACTGCAACGAATGCCACAGCCGCTTCCCGAAGGGGAGTCTGAGGATCAAGTCACATATGATGCTCGGGGCGGACGGGCAGGGATATTCGCCGGCAAATGCCTCTGAACACGCAACAGAAGCAAGGCGGAATCTGCAGTCGTGCGCATCGTGTCACCCGGAAGGGGATGTCTGCATCCAGTGCCATTCGAGCGGCAAGGTGCGTCCCCATCCGAAGAGCTGGAGAGCCGGGAACTTCCGCGAGCGGACCGACGGCAAGGTATGCCGCAAGTGCCATCTGCCGGGGACTTATTAATTTCAAGGCTATATCACGCAAGGAGGAAACAGCATGAGTAGAAAAGCATTCAAGTATTCTGCATTACTTGCATCTGTACTGTTGGCAGCGGCGCTCGGTGGCTGCGGTTCCGACAGCAGAGAATCGGGGGCGTCGCTGGACAGCGTTGCCAAGGTTGGCGATACTGCCTGTATTCAGTGCCACAGTGCCGTTACCGAAGCCCTGACGGGCGAAAGCATCGTTGCCCAGTACCAGCAGAACTCCCCCCACAACCAGGATGGCCTCGGCTGCGAGAGCTGTCACGGTGGCGGGGCCATGCACAACGGCGTCGGACCGATCCCGTATCCCGCTCCCGATGCGAACCGGTGCGCTGCCTGCCATGACGGCGTCACATCCTTTACGGTCGCCGGCGTGGCAACGGTTGCCCCGGCAACGAACGCCAACACGGAATTTGCTACCTCCAACCATGCCACCGGTACCCCGTCGCATACCACGACTGCTCTTTGTACGCGCTGCCACACCCATGAGACCGCAGTGCTCTCCAACCAGTCGGGCTATACCGGCGAACTGGCATCCGGGACTATTGGCGCCACAACCTACCCCGGCGTGCTGGATAATGCCGCCTATGGACCGCCTGTGGTAACTACGGGCTACACCGCTTTCAAGTGCGAAACCTGCCATCAGCATGGCGCAGGCTTGCGCGGCATAAAGGCCCGCGACATCGCCGGCAATATCGTGCTCTGGAACCCGAGCAAGAGCGGCAGGACCGACCAGTTCAACCTCTGTACCAGCTGCCACAACCTGTACAACTACAACCAGACCAGGGTAATCGCCTCGAACACTGCCGCCTCAGGCACGCTGAAGTACGAGCACAACACCCGTTGGAACAGGACCCTTGTCAGCACCCACAAGGAAAAGACGATGGTAAATATGTTGACGCTGCCGTTCGCCAACATGACCTCCATGAACCCTGCTGACCACAGCAATACGCTGATCACCGGTTATGCCCTCCGCCTGACCAATACTACCGATGCCAGCTACAAAGGACCGTGCTTCGACTGTCACGGCCACGAGTCCAAGACCAACACCGGCGGGTCGGCGCCTGCAGCTGCCAGTTCCACGATTCACACGGACTGGGCTCAGTCGGGCCATGCCGGTGGGCTGCTGACCGCCAAGTATACCGCAGGAGCGGGTAACCTGAGGACTGCGGCAGAGTTGGATGCGGTTACTGCCGCTTATGTCGACACCAACACCAACTCCTGGAGCCATTACAACTGGGACGACAACTCCACCCGCGGCGATTGCCAGATGTGCCATACCGCAACCGGTATCTCCAACTACCTGGTGAACCAGACCACCGACCTTACGGGGTATGTGGCAACCAGCTCGTCGTCGCCCAACACCTATAGCCACCTGGCTTCTTGGAATGCCACCGGCGGATCAAACCGGCAGAATGAGCTCCTCTACTGCTGGGGCTGCCATAAGGATGCCGGTACGGGCGCTCTGCGCAATACCAGCCAGGCCATCCTCTCCTTCACTCTGAACAGCCAGCCCATTATCATTGCCGGCACCGGCAAGTCCACTGCCTGCGTGGTCTGCCATGGCGGACGTGGCAGCGCCACAGCAGCTGCAATTGGTGGTCGTAGCTCTCGATTCAATGGGCATCATGCACCGACAGCCGGGGTACTCTACAGCGCCCAGACCCACATCGGTTATGAATATGCCGGTCTGAGCTACGCAAACCCGAGCTTCTTTGCCCACGACAAGATCGGCCTGAATGCCGATGGCGCCTGCGCATCCTGTCATATGGCTCCGGCAGTCTCTGATGGCAAGCCGAGCCATACCTTCGCATCGGTTACCTTGACCGGTACAACCATAACCGCCATCAACAACCAGGCTCTCTGCAATACCTGCCATACTCCGGGTGGTCAGTATGAAATGACACCGACAAAACTTGAGGAAGAGAAGGCCGGGTATACCCAGGCCTCCACCATCCTGAACAACTATGTGTCTAACCTTGCCGGTTATCTCAACTACCTCGGCTATGCAATCACCTCGTCCAACTACAACAACCAGGTGCCTGCACAGCCGGTATCCGACAACGACTACGGCGCATACCAGAACGGCAAACTTATCGGCGATGAGCCCTGCGCCTATGTGCACAACCGTTACTATGCCAAGCGGTTGGTCTTCGACTCCATCGACTGGATGGACAACGGTGTGCTGAACGGCACCATATCCATCGATGCGACCACCTACCCTGATGCAGCACTCTGGTTCGGCGCACCTGCCGGAACCACCGGGGCCTATACGGCATCGCGTCCTTAGTCTACGAGATGTAATGCCTCTAACCGCCGGGCTCCCTTGGGAGCCCGGCTTTTTCATTCGTGCGCCGGTTCGTAGGTCACCCGGTTAAGGGTCGTAACAACTTGATGCATTCATGAGAGCCTCTTCTCAAAAATTTGGATCGCCGGCGTCATTCATCCTTTATTCCCTGTTGGTGCACCTGGTTGTTAGCATGGGCATGGGATGGTTCGATCCGTTTGCCTTCCGTGCGCCGGTTCCGCTCCTGCCCGCGATCAGTGCCGACCTCCTGGCTGAGGTCCCTGTTGTTCCTGCGGGGAAAGCGGGGGGCATGACGGACGCCCGCCATGCCAGAGCACTGGTTGGTGCTGGATTTCGGGGCAATACGCCGAGTGCCGCTGAGTCGAAACCCGGCAGCCTCCTCGCTACTCCCGCAATACATGAGGTCGCACCGCTTCCGGAAAGTGCCCCCCATCCCGTGATGGACCCGGAACCAGAGGTTGCCTGCGATACGAAGAAGCCACCGTCCTCTCCGGAAAACCGGACCGATCCTGCTCGTCCCCCTGCCGTTGCCGGGTCTGCTGCCGTTTTGCCACAGAAGTCAATACGTCGGGGTGACGAGTTTGTGCCGCTGGCCCGTGAAAAGCTCACCTACAGGATCATTCTCTACGGCGTGCCGGTCGGCACGGCGGTGATGGACGCGACAAACCGCAACGGCGAGGTACGGATCTCGACCCGGATCACCTCCAATCCCTTCATCTCCGGCATCTATCCGGTGGATGTCTCTGTCGATACCCGGCTGATCAAGGGAAACTACCTGCTCACCAGGATCAGACAGCACGAAGGCGAGTTTACCGGTGACAGCGGTTTTACGTTGATGTTGCGGGAGAAGAACGCCTTCTGGGTTGACCGCCTGCACAATCGCTATGCCAACCATCCGCTTCCCCGGGATGACGTGATGGATCTGGTTTCTGGCTTCTACTACCTGCGCAGCCAGCCGTTGGCGGTGGGCAAGCAGGTGTTGCTGCACCTCTTTGACAGTAAAGAATATGCGGCGACGAGCGTTGATATCCTCCGGCGTGAGCAGCTCCATCTGCGTGGTTTTCGCGAGGTTGATACACTGGTGGTTCATCCGTTGCTGAAAACGGCCGGTTTTTTCCGCCGGACCGGAGATATCCTTATCTGGCTGACAGACGACCTGTACCGGGTGCCGGTCCGGATGGAGACTTCTATCGCGCTCGGTCGTGTCACTGCGGAACTTGTTTCGGCAGAAGGAGAACGGGAAGGGGGGGAGAAAATCCCTTCGTATGTCGAGGTTCGGGCTGGGGAATAACGATTATTCGCACGGAATGGCGCGGAACGAGACTGCGACGTGCATTATCCTCGTGGAGGATATCTCCGGGGATGCGGGATTGCGGGTCTTTTAACGGAAGATACCGGAGGGTGCGCTATTTCTCGCCTACATAGACCGTGGCGATGCCGAAGGTGAGGTCATGGTGGGTGACGTTGCGGAAGCCGGCAGTCGCCATCAGCCCCTTGAATGCATCGCGGGAGGGGAACTCCAGCACCGAATCGGGGAGGTACTGATAGGCGCTCTTCCGGGAAAATAGGCCGCCGATACGGGGGAGTACCGTGAGGAAGTAGAAGCGGTAGAGCCGCTCGAACAGGGGCGAGGCAGGCATGGAGAATTCGAGGATTACTGCCCTGCCTCCCGGTTTCAGGACGCGGTGCATCTCCTTGAGCCCCTGGGGGCGATCTACCACGTTGCGGATGCCAAAGGCGATGGTGATGCTGTCGAAGCGACCATCGGCAAACGGGAGAGCCTCGCAGGGGG of the Geobacter sp. genome contains:
- a CDS encoding cytochrome C, whose amino-acid sequence is MKKFCFLIFIGVLSVLYVQQAAAQKQSHKDYADMKLSDCNDCHKSEGIAPNHDADWVRGHRTVASRAGHNCGECHKQSFCLDCHSGGGIDAKLETDAARLNYIPKSHRSDFISIHPIKAQDNPQSCKRCHDQKYCNECHSRFPKGSLRIKSHMMLGADGQGYSPANASEHATEARRNLQSCASCHPEGDVCIQCHSSGKVRPHPKSWRAGNFRERTDGKVCRKCHLPGTY
- a CDS encoding C-type polyheme cytochrome OmcB encodes the protein MSRKAFKYSALLASVLLAAALGGCGSDSRESGASLDSVAKVGDTACIQCHSAVTEALTGESIVAQYQQNSPHNQDGLGCESCHGGGAMHNGVGPIPYPAPDANRCAACHDGVTSFTVAGVATVAPATNANTEFATSNHATGTPSHTTTALCTRCHTHETAVLSNQSGYTGELASGTIGATTYPGVLDNAAYGPPVVTTGYTAFKCETCHQHGAGLRGIKARDIAGNIVLWNPSKSGRTDQFNLCTSCHNLYNYNQTRVIASNTAASGTLKYEHNTRWNRTLVSTHKEKTMVNMLTLPFANMTSMNPADHSNTLITGYALRLTNTTDASYKGPCFDCHGHESKTNTGGSAPAAASSTIHTDWAQSGHAGGLLTAKYTAGAGNLRTAAELDAVTAAYVDTNTNSWSHYNWDDNSTRGDCQMCHTATGISNYLVNQTTDLTGYVATSSSSPNTYSHLASWNATGGSNRQNELLYCWGCHKDAGTGALRNTSQAILSFTLNSQPIIIAGTGKSTACVVCHGGRGSATAAAIGGRSSRFNGHHAPTAGVLYSAQTHIGYEYAGLSYANPSFFAHDKIGLNADGACASCHMAPAVSDGKPSHTFASVTLTGTTITAINNQALCNTCHTPGGQYEMTPTKLEEEKAGYTQASTILNNYVSNLAGYLNYLGYAITSSNYNNQVPAQPVSDNDYGAYQNGKLIGDEPCAYVHNRYYAKRLVFDSIDWMDNGVLNGTISIDATTYPDAALWFGAPAGTTGAYTASRP
- a CDS encoding DUF3108 domain-containing protein, which gives rise to MGMGWFDPFAFRAPVPLLPAISADLLAEVPVVPAGKAGGMTDARHARALVGAGFRGNTPSAAESKPGSLLATPAIHEVAPLPESAPHPVMDPEPEVACDTKKPPSSPENRTDPARPPAVAGSAAVLPQKSIRRGDEFVPLAREKLTYRIILYGVPVGTAVMDATNRNGEVRISTRITSNPFISGIYPVDVSVDTRLIKGNYLLTRIRQHEGEFTGDSGFTLMLREKNAFWVDRLHNRYANHPLPRDDVMDLVSGFYYLRSQPLAVGKQVLLHLFDSKEYAATSVDILRREQLHLRGFREVDTLVVHPLLKTAGFFRRTGDILIWLTDDLYRVPVRMETSIALGRVTAELVSAEGEREGGEKIPSYVEVRAGE
- the ubiE gene encoding bifunctional demethylmenaquinone methyltransferase/2-methoxy-6-polyprenyl-1,4-benzoquinol methylase UbiE, whose protein sequence is MYRLTEKGERIRDMFDAIAPRYDFLNRVLSLGIDRRWRRFAVSKIKTTPRGEVLDIATGTGDVALEIARQKSADITIVGADVSREMVEIGRQKVASSPYAGRISFEIAPCEALPFADGRFDSITIAFGIRNVVDRPQGLKEMHRVLKPGGRAVILEFSMPASPLFERLYRFYFLTVLPRIGGLFSRKSAYQYLPDSVLEFPSRDAFKGLMATAGFRNVTHHDLTFGIATVYVGEK